The sequence GAGGTGAGAGGGAGCTAAGTTTAACATAACTCTTTATGGTGTGACACTTAGGAGCGCATCACTTTtgtaattgaaaaataaagtgCATATTTGCAGCAGCTGTACTCTTCAGGCTACAAGGAGGCTTTTCCTCCCGGTAGGCTGGATTTGCTTTTCACTTTCACTTTCGTGGCTGGAAACTTTCTACCCACGgagctggaggctgaggaggcaccaTAAAGCTGGGGCTTGACGAACCGGGGCCTGGGCCGGATCCCCACATATGCCCGGACTTGTTCAGTGGTCAGGTTCAGGAGTCAGGCGAAGAGGCGGGGAGACCTGCGGGACGCTGCCCCGCCCTGCACCCGCTTCCTCCAATGTATGTCCTAGGGGGCGGGCCTCGCGGGGAGCATCGGCACGATTGGCCCTAAATTCTAACCCGCCCAGGCCGTGGGCCGGGCAGCGTGGTGACGTCGCAACGCGGCGCAGGGTAAGAGCGCGCGCTGGCGGACGCGGCGGCATTAAACGGTTGCAGGCGTAGCAGACTGGTAGTTCTGTTTCTAGGTCTCAGCTTCTCGTCACGACGTTCGCCCGCTCGCTCTGAGGCTCCTGAAGCGGAAACCGGCTAGACTTTCCTCCTTCCCGCCTGCCTGTAGCCGCGTTGCTGCCACTCCGCCACCATGTTCGAGGCGCGCCTGGTCCAGGGCTCCATCCTGAAGAAGGTGTTGGAGGCCCTCAAGGACCTCATCAACGAGGCCTGCTGGGATATTAGCTCCAGCGGCGTAAATCTGCAGAGCATGGACTCGTCCCACGTCTCCTTGGTGCAGCTCACCCTGCGGTCTGAGGGCTTCGACACCTACCGCTGCGACCGCAACCTGGCTATGGGCGTGAACCTCACCAGGTGAGCCTCGCGGCGTCGAGAAGCCGGCCCCGGCCCACCCCCACCTCCGGGGTTTGGCGGGATCGCTTCCGAGCCGAGCCCTCATTGGCTGGCGTGGACCATCCGCACCTTCTCATTGGCCTGCCATGCAGGGGGGTGGGGCCCAGCTGAGCGCGCGGTTCGGAAAAGCCCGCGCTGGCTGCTGCGCGAACCTGCTTTTTCGCGCCAAAGTCACAAAGCGGGTGGTGGCGGGAAAATGACTGGTTTTTCTGCAGTGCCAGGAACACTGCTCCAGAGCTTTTGCTCACTAAATCCTGTTGGCCTTGAATGGACGCTTTAGTTGTGGCTTTTTTGTTTCCGAGACGGTCTCGATGTGTTggcccgggctggtctccaacttctgggctcaggcgatcctcccggCTCAGTCGCGATTGACTTTAAATGCTTTATAATGTGCCCTTGCGAGAAAAGTGTCAGCCTGTCATCCTACTTAGTGGCAGGAGATTGTTTCTATCCAGAAGGGAAACTGCTGGTGGTATTTTAGTATAAATACTGCCAGATGCATCCCAAAATGTCTGCATTAATATTCGCATCCTCCAGCAGTGCAATTACCCTCCACCAGTTCTGAGACGGCCTATGGGTGAGAGTGGTAACCCCTTCTAACTGCATTAGAAATACAGACCTTCAGTAGATGGTGTTGATTTTAAACCATGTGTCTCCTGTCTTCTAGTATGTCCAAAATACTAAAATGCGCCGGCAATGAAGATATCATTACACTAAGGGCTGAAGATAATGCGGATACCTTGGCGCTAGTATTTGAAGCACCCAGTAAGTCGTACCTTTTTACTGAGTTATGAAGCTACAGAAGATCAAAACTCTGTGCCAGTGTTTCTCAacagcatttgcttttttttggtAGACCAGGAGAAAGTTTCAGACTATGAAATGAAGTTGATGGATTTGGATGTTGAACAACTTGGAATTCCAGTGAGTATCAGTTTCTGATTGTAGCGACTGCTGTACACAGGCATGATAGTTATATCATAGaatgttgtttatttttacagacagggtcttcctcttttccccaggctggagtgcagtggtgccatatagctcactgtaacctgggactcctgggctcaagcaatccacttagTCTCCTAAGTGGCTAGGAAGGACTACAGATCTgtcccaccacgcctggctaatttttttatttttgtgtgtgggtgtgggggcagtcttgcccaggctggtctggaactcctggcctcaatgatCCTCCTCCGTCAAGATAAGTTAATATAATTTAAGCCTACTTCATAACAGAACTTTTTCTAGAAACATATCTACTGGTGCATGTTTTAAAGAGATTTTAGTATTTGGATAGTTGTTTACCACAAGTCTAAAACTCACTGGTTAAATTTATTGTTTACTGCCAGTTGTCTATTTGCATTAATTTCCATGAAcctcttttaaaatttgcttccTTCTAGgatggttggttttgttttgttttgttttgtttttgaggcggagtctcgctctgtcgcccaggctggagtgctgtggccggatctcagctcactgcaagctctgccacccagatttacgccattctcctgcctcagcttcccgagtagctgggactacaggcgcccaccacctcgcccggctagtttttttttttttttttttttttttttttttgtattttttagtagagacggggtttcaccaggttagccaggatggtctcgatctcctgaccttgtgatccgcctgtctcggccttccaaagtgctgggattacaggcttgagccaccgcgcccggcccgatgCTTGATTTTTGTTAAGTGGGTTTGAAAGCTATCTTAGAAGAAATGTATCCAGGTTAGGTTTATAAACAccaaaggagagaagaaatgtTGGAATGTTGAAAATGCCTAATATCATATTCTCtcgttttcttttagaaaatagttAGACCTGCTTGCGCCGTCATCATTTCTGTGGCATACTCTAATGTTCTCTTACTTTATCcctggaggatgaggaggaggaggcgctTGTTCCCTGGGCAGTGCATTTAATagccatttattttttttgagtggAGTTTGTTAAGAAATTACACGAGTCAGTAATCAGAAAATCTTGATTCTGAGTTGTTTAGATGTTGCCTTTTAAGAAAGTGAGGGTGCCAAATCATTAAATTTCTAACAAGTAACTTTTGGAAAATTTTTGTTCTTAATAGGAACAAGAGTACAGCTGTGTAGTAAAGATGCCTTCTGGTGAATTTGCACGTATATGCCGAGATCTCAGCCATATTGGAGATGCTGTTGTAATTTCCTGTGCAAAAGACGGCGTGAAATTTTCTGCAAGTGGAGAACTTGGAAATGGAAACATTAAATTGTCACAGACAAGTAATGTCGATaaagaggaggaa comes from Macaca mulatta isolate MMU2019108-1 chromosome 10, T2T-MMU8v2.0, whole genome shotgun sequence and encodes:
- the PCNA gene encoding proliferating cell nuclear antigen isoform X1 codes for the protein MFEARLVQGSILKKVLEALKDLINEACWDISSSGVNLQSMDSSHVSLVQLTLRSEGFDTYRCDRNLAMGVNLTSMSKILKCAGNEDIITLRAEDNADTLALVFEAPNQEKVSDYEMKLMDLDVEQLGIPEQEYSCVVKMPSGEFARICRDLSHIGDAVVISCAKDGVKFSASGELGNGNIKLSQTSNVDKEEEAVTIEMNEPVQLTFALRYLNFFTKATPLSSTVTLSMSADVPLVVEYKIADMGHLKYYLAPKIEDEEGS